A region from the Rosa rugosa chromosome 6, drRosRugo1.1, whole genome shotgun sequence genome encodes:
- the LOC133714260 gene encoding S-type anion channel SLAH2-like, with the protein MFAFKFHLLSNTYHQMKWPVRFDNVKEHTFFNDKHQLTDPSAKKTEMAAMISLSMPPSPTEIQLQNTKEVPFSPETYFNNGIPDSNSAATKRASSSQLPEEAEFHSQPQSKISAFEDQAIQIGHFPYQPSIERLKDKRFDNFKTWSGKLERQISLASLLRGKPPRKSDQPENASVQSTDQVDPLPADRYFDALEGPELDTLRASEEILLPEDKKWPFLLRYPISSFSICLGVSSQAILWKTLPISASTKFLHLSLTPNLVLWFISLALLVIVACIYILKIIFYFEAVRREYYHPIRINFFFSPFIALLFTALGVPPSISNNLHPALWYILMAPILCLELKIYGQWMSGGDRRLSKVANPVNHLSIVGNFVGALLGASMGLKEGPIFFFAVGLAHYTVLFVTLYQRLPTNESVIPKELHPVFFLFVAAPSVASMAWARIQGSFDYGSRISYFIAMFLYLSLAIRVNFFRGFKFSLAWWAYTFPMTGAAIATIRYSNEVTNVATQALAVILSLIATLTVMALFIVTLLHAFVLRDLFPNDIPIAISDRNPNKPHRKWFQLKQESSSYPKEIENSLKSTTGSEKKDLEI; encoded by the exons ATGTTTGCCTTCAAATTCCATCTCCTATCAAATACATATCATCAAATGAAGTGGCCGGTTCGGTTTGATAACGTTAAGGAGCATACCTTTTTCAATGACAAGCATCAGCTAACTGACCCATCAGCTAAG AAAACTGAGATGGCTGCTATGATATCTCTTAGCATGCCACCATCACCAACGGAAATTCAGTTACAGAACACAAAAGAAGTGCCCTTCAGTCCTGAAACATATTTCAACAATGGAATTCCAGATTCTAATTCTGCCGCAACTAAGCGTGCTAGTAGCAGCCAACTACCGGAAGAAGCAGAATTTCACTCTCAGCCCCAGTCAAAAATCTCTGCATTTGAAGATCAGGCAATTCAAATAGGACATTTTCCTTATCAACCAAGTATTGAAAGATTGAAAGATAAGAGGTTTGATAATTTCAAGACATGGTCTGGGAAACTTGAAAGGCAGATATCACTAGCTTCACTACTACGGGGAAAGCCACCGCGAAAAAGTGATCAACCAGAGAATGCTTCTGTGCAAAGTACAGATCAAGTTGACCCTTTACCTGCAGACAGATACTTTGATGCATTGGAAGGACCTGAGTTGGACACCCTTAGG GCTTCAGAGGAAATTCTGCTTCCAGAAGATAAGAAGTGGCCATTTCTTCTCCGGTATCCCATTTCTTCATTTAGCATCTGTCTTGGTGTTAGCAGCCAAGCTATTTTGTGGAAAACCCTGCCTATCTCTGCCTCCACAAAATTTCTCCACTTGAGCTTAACACCAAATTTGGTTCTCTGGTTCATTTCTCTTGCTCTATTAGTTATTGTTGCTTGCATCTACATTCTTAAAATCATCTTCTACTTTGAAGCAGTTCGTCGTGAGTATTACCATCCAATCCGAATCAACTTCTTCTTTTCCCCATTTATAGCCCTCTTGTTCACAGCTCTTGGAGTCCCACCTTCAATTTCTAACAACCTCCATCCAGCTCTTTGGTACATCCTCATGGCACCAATTCTATGTCTTGAGCTTAAAATCTATGGGCAGTGGATGTCAGGAGGCGACCGCCGGCTCTCAAAGGTGGCGAATCCTGTGAACCATCTCTCTATTGTTGGCAACTTTGTTGGGGCATTGCTAGGAGCATCAATGGGACTAAAAGAAGGACCAATATTCTTTTTTGCTGTTGGGTTGGCTCACTACACGGTCTTATTTGTAACTTTGTACCAGAGACTACCAACAAATGAGTCAGTAATCCCAAAGGAACTCCATCCTGTGTTCTTTCTGTTTGTTGCAGCACCTAGCGTAGCTTCAATGGCATGGGCAAGAATCCAAGGCTCCTTTGATTATGGCTCGCGGATTAGTTACTTCATCGCCATGTTCCTTTATCTCTCATTGGCAA TCCGAGTCAATTTTTTCCGAGGATTCAA GTTCTCACTGGCATGGTGGGCATACACTTTCCCAATGACCGGTGCTGCCATTGCAACCATCAGGTACTCGAATGAAGTGACGAATGTAGCAACTCAAGCTTTGGCTGTCATACTCTCTCTCATTGCCACGCTCACAGTCATGGCTCTCTTCATAGTAACCCTATTGCATGCCTTTGTGCTCCGAGACCTCTTCCCCAATGACATTCCAATTGCCATTAGTGACAGAAACCCAAATAAACCACACAGAAAGTGGTTCCAATTAAAGCAGGAAAGCTCTTCGTATCCCAAAGAGATTGAGAATTCCTTGAAGTCAACAACAGGCTCAGAGAAAAAGGATTTGGAAATTTGA